The following proteins are co-located in the Microvirga ossetica genome:
- a CDS encoding bifunctional metallophosphatase/5'-nucleotidase, protein MMLQSRPSAAFRAGFLGLSMLLSGTALAQEAVTIRFVQTNDIDRMSPEKGRGGFAKLATVIKEEKAKGNAFFVHAGDTISPSLLSGFDKGAHVIDILNRMGVDAMAPGNHEFDLGDAAFRARMAEAKFDVLATNIVDGNGLPANTKPDKMVEVQGIKVAFFGLTTEETPIASSPGTIKFSSTIDTARAKAKELREKGADIVVAVAHTPLEVDMIVARSAGVDLIIGGHDEHLLAFYDGKVALTESESQANYVVITELAVTKATKDGKTSVTWSPNFRIIDSATVKPDPEIEAVVKGYEDKLSKELDVEIGMTETALDSRRATVRGGEAAMGNLIADALKAAVGADVALTNGGGIRADKQYQAGQKLTRRDILSEMPFGNTTVLIEVTGAQIKDALENGVSQVRELGGRFPQVAGIVAEVEVKEPVGSRVKSVKINGAPLDPAKTYKLATNDFVSRGGDGYRSFIGAKSLIDVAASQLMASQVIDYVTKAGKVSPKVEGRVVLR, encoded by the coding sequence ATGATGCTTCAGAGCCGCCCTTCCGCTGCGTTTCGCGCCGGGTTCCTTGGATTGTCCATGCTGCTGTCGGGCACGGCCCTAGCGCAGGAGGCCGTCACGATCCGCTTCGTCCAGACCAACGACATCGACCGCATGAGCCCCGAGAAGGGCCGCGGCGGCTTTGCCAAGCTGGCCACCGTCATCAAGGAGGAGAAGGCGAAGGGCAATGCCTTCTTCGTCCATGCCGGCGACACGATTTCGCCCTCGCTCCTGTCGGGCTTCGACAAGGGTGCCCACGTCATCGACATCCTGAACCGCATGGGCGTCGATGCCATGGCGCCGGGCAACCACGAATTCGATCTCGGCGACGCGGCCTTCCGCGCCCGCATGGCCGAGGCCAAGTTCGACGTGCTGGCCACCAACATCGTCGACGGCAACGGCCTGCCGGCCAACACCAAGCCCGACAAGATGGTCGAGGTGCAGGGCATCAAAGTCGCGTTCTTCGGCCTCACCACCGAGGAGACCCCGATTGCGTCGAGCCCGGGCACCATCAAGTTCTCCTCCACCATCGACACGGCCCGCGCCAAGGCGAAGGAGCTGCGCGAGAAGGGCGCCGACATTGTCGTCGCCGTGGCCCACACGCCGCTCGAAGTTGACATGATCGTCGCCCGCTCCGCCGGCGTGGACCTGATCATCGGCGGCCATGACGAGCACCTGCTCGCCTTCTACGACGGCAAGGTCGCCCTCACGGAATCGGAGTCTCAGGCCAATTACGTGGTGATCACGGAGCTCGCCGTCACCAAGGCCACGAAGGACGGCAAGACCTCCGTCACCTGGTCGCCGAATTTCCGCATCATCGACAGCGCCACCGTGAAGCCCGATCCGGAGATCGAGGCCGTGGTGAAGGGCTATGAGGACAAGCTCTCCAAGGAGCTCGACGTCGAGATCGGCATGACCGAGACGGCGCTCGACAGCCGCCGCGCCACCGTGCGCGGAGGCGAGGCCGCCATGGGCAACCTGATCGCCGATGCGCTCAAGGCGGCGGTCGGCGCCGATGTCGCTCTCACCAATGGCGGCGGCATCCGTGCCGACAAGCAATATCAGGCCGGTCAGAAGCTGACCCGCCGCGATATCCTCTCGGAAATGCCCTTCGGCAACACCACCGTGCTGATCGAGGTGACCGGCGCGCAGATCAAGGATGCGCTCGAGAACGGCGTCAGCCAGGTGCGCGAGCTCGGCGGCCGCTTCCCGCAGGTCGCCGGCATCGTGGCCGAGGTCGAGGTGAAGGAGCCGGTCGGAAGCCGCGTGAAGTCGGTCAAGATCAATGGTGCGCCGCTCGATCCGGCCAAGACCTACAAGCTCGCCACCAACGACTTCGTGTCGCGCGGCGGCGACGGTTATCGTTCGTTCATCGGGGCCAAGTCGCTGATCGACGTCGCGGCAAGCCAGCTCATGGCAAGCCAGGTGATCGATTACGTGACCAAGGCCGGCAAGGTGTCGCCCAAGGTCGAAGGCCGCGTCGTCCTTCGCTGA
- the ung gene encoding uracil-DNA glycosylase, which yields MTGPISQALAAFRVAPQVSGWLGLPFFQDGSADRVAAKVDAVVASGAQVLPPPEAVFTSISLTPLDKVKVVVLGQDPYPTPGDSHGLAFSYRGSRRLPASLRTILAEMAQDLDVPMPKSGDLSKWARQGVLLINTALTVEAGRSGAHMKFGWSALVDQAIAAISAQQPAVVFLLWGGPARKRAALVDRTKHLVIEAGHPSPLNRLNDFRGTKPFSRANAWLAGKGLEPIDWRLDA from the coding sequence ATGACCGGACCCATCAGCCAAGCGCTCGCCGCGTTCCGCGTCGCCCCCCAGGTCTCGGGATGGCTCGGCCTCCCCTTCTTCCAGGACGGGAGCGCGGATCGTGTCGCGGCCAAGGTCGACGCGGTCGTCGCCTCCGGCGCCCAGGTGCTGCCGCCGCCGGAGGCGGTGTTCACCAGCATCTCCCTGACGCCGCTCGACAAGGTCAAGGTGGTCGTTCTGGGCCAGGACCCCTATCCGACGCCGGGCGATTCCCACGGCCTCGCCTTCTCCTATCGCGGCTCCCGCCGGCTGCCCGCATCCCTACGCACGATCCTCGCCGAGATGGCGCAAGACCTGGACGTGCCGATGCCGAAATCGGGCGACCTGTCGAAATGGGCCAGGCAGGGTGTGCTCCTGATCAACACGGCGCTGACCGTCGAGGCCGGGCGATCGGGCGCGCATATGAAGTTCGGCTGGTCGGCCCTGGTCGACCAGGCCATCGCCGCGATCTCGGCGCAGCAGCCTGCCGTCGTCTTCCTGCTCTGGGGCGGCCCGGCCCGCAAGCGGGCAGCGCTCGTCGACCGGACGAAGCATCTCGTGATCGAGGCGGGCCACCCCTCCCCGCTCAACCGCCTCAACGATTTCCGCGGCACGAAGCCCTTCAGCCGGGCGAATGCATGGCTCGCGGGGAAGGGGTTGGAGCCGATAGACTGGCGCCTGGATGCCTGA
- a CDS encoding aromatic amino acid transaminase, producing MTESLFGQVEAFAGDPILSLNDSFKADPRTEKVNLSIGVYTDENGRIPVLAAVKAAYERTGFAERPYLPMEGHPLYREGVQKLVFGAGHPAVAEKRVATIQTIGGTGAVGIAADFLAKHCPGRSVLVSDPTWENHHGLFQRAGFKTTTYPYWDRANRSVDFDGMVKALETAENGSIVVLQPVCHNPTGVDLDERQQQAVTDVLVAKHHIVVFDMAYQGFGTGLDEDAAFVRRYAERASCLVANSFSKNFSLYGERCGGLSVVCRDADEAERVLGQLKLAVRRSYSSPPMTAGLLVATVLGNDDLRAQWEREVGTMRNRMDSVRKRLADEIRAISNEIDVDFLTTQRGMFSYTGLSAQQVDTMRERDGVYLVGSGRMCVAGLNEANVPKVAKSFVEATQG from the coding sequence ATGACGGAATCACTGTTCGGACAGGTCGAAGCCTTCGCTGGAGACCCAATCCTGTCTCTCAACGACAGCTTCAAGGCCGACCCACGAACGGAGAAGGTCAATCTCAGCATCGGCGTCTACACGGACGAGAACGGCCGCATTCCGGTGCTGGCTGCGGTCAAGGCTGCCTATGAGCGGACAGGCTTCGCGGAGCGGCCCTATCTGCCCATGGAAGGGCACCCGCTCTATCGCGAGGGTGTGCAGAAGCTCGTCTTCGGCGCCGGGCATCCGGCCGTTGCCGAGAAGCGCGTCGCGACGATCCAGACCATCGGCGGCACGGGAGCGGTCGGCATCGCCGCCGACTTCCTCGCCAAGCACTGCCCCGGCCGGAGCGTCCTCGTCAGCGACCCGACCTGGGAGAACCATCACGGCCTGTTCCAGCGGGCGGGCTTCAAGACCACCACCTATCCCTATTGGGACCGCGCCAACCGCTCGGTCGATTTCGACGGCATGGTCAAGGCGCTGGAAACCGCGGAGAACGGCTCCATCGTCGTGCTTCAGCCGGTCTGCCACAACCCGACCGGCGTCGATCTCGACGAGCGCCAGCAGCAAGCCGTCACCGACGTGCTCGTCGCCAAGCACCACATCGTGGTGTTCGACATGGCCTATCAGGGCTTCGGCACCGGCCTCGACGAGGACGCCGCCTTCGTGCGCCGCTATGCGGAGCGCGCGAGCTGCCTCGTCGCCAATTCCTTCTCGAAGAACTTCTCGCTCTACGGCGAGCGCTGCGGCGGCTTGAGCGTCGTCTGCCGCGATGCGGACGAGGCCGAGCGCGTGCTCGGGCAATTGAAGCTCGCGGTCCGCCGCAGCTATTCGAGCCCGCCGATGACGGCCGGGCTCCTCGTCGCCACCGTGCTCGGCAACGACGACCTGCGCGCGCAATGGGAGCGCGAGGTCGGGACCATGCGCAATCGCATGGATTCCGTGCGCAAGCGTCTCGCCGACGAGATCCGCGCCATCTCGAACGAGATCGACGTCGATTTCCTCACGACCCAGCGCGGCATGTTCAGCTATACGGGACTGAGCGCACAACAGGTCGACACCATGCGCGAGCGCGACGGCGTCTATCTCGTGGGCTCCGGCCGCATGTGCGTGGCGGGCCTCAACGAGGCGAACGTGCCGAAGGTGGCGAAGAGCTTCGTCGAGGCGACGCAGGGGTGA
- a CDS encoding indolepyruvate ferredoxin oxidoreductase family protein, which yields MADGQVALRNVTLDDKYDLSKDHVFITGTQAVIRMLLMQRERDRLAGLSTAGFVSGYRGSPIGGLDQNLWRARKWLESSNIVFQPGLNEELAATAVWGSQQAEIRGDGKYDGVFGLWYGKGPGVDRSGDVFRHANMAGSSRHGGVLALMGDDHTAESSTVAHQSEFHFVDVMIPILNPAGVQEILDYGLYGYAMSRFCGTWVAFKCVKDNIESTASVDASLDRVKIVIPDDFTMPPGGLNIRNRDGVLDQEARLQDFKRDAMLAFVRANNLNRIVLSGGRNAKIGIITVGKSYLDVRQALDELGLDEVKANDMGLRLYKVACPWPLSQRELVDFARGLDKVIVVEEKRSLIEVQLREELYGTANQPLCIGKKDEEGRWLFPVKGALDPNDIAIVIGERLLAYHNNDDLRGRVARLRHAQEVLVATSDVATRTPHFCSGCPHNSSTKVPDGMRAYAGIGCHYMVQWMDRSTEGFTQMGGEGANWIGEAPFSKRGHVFQNLGDGTYNHSGVLALRWSIHTKTNVTYKILFNDAVAMTGGQPHEGKLTVDMIARQVREEGVERIALVTDEPDKYPKEMRWPSGMTIHHRSELDSVQRRLSEVSGVTVMIYDQTCASEKRRRRKRGEFPDPDKRVIINDLVCEACGDCSVQSNCVAVQPVETEFGRKRQIDQSNCNKDFSCVNGFCPSFVTVHGAEIRKAVPETASTDGAAFKPLPDPAIPSIDRTFNVIVTGVGGTGVVTIGAILGMAAHLEGKGLGMIDMAGLAQKGGAVYSHVRLANNQDDIHAIRVSAESAHLVLGCDLVVTGTKKVLASVKEGQTALVVNTAEVMPGEFTRNADFSLPTERLKRAIKSAAGADGVSFVDATAVATALLGNAIAANMFMLGYAYQTGRVPLSGEAIEKAIALNGEAVKMNLSAFTWGRRAAAEPELIAAMMSELKAPTESRKLSETLDEVIERRVAFLSDYQNARYGRRYGNLVGRVREAEEKAVPGSTALTDAVARSLFKLMAYKDEYEVARLYTNGHFEKQVASAFEGDNLRYEFHMAPPILATKDPVTGLPRKMSFGPWMLKAMGVLAKFRRLRGTPLDVFGYNHERRTERQLVREFEGLIAEIVAKLDAGNHAAAVGLAGIPQKIRGFGHVKERNLKAAKAEEADLLAKFRADPQPLPIAAE from the coding sequence ATGGCCGACGGTCAGGTGGCGCTCCGTAACGTTACGCTCGACGACAAATACGATCTCTCCAAGGATCACGTCTTCATCACCGGCACGCAGGCCGTCATCCGCATGCTGCTGATGCAGCGCGAGCGCGACAGGCTCGCGGGCCTGAGCACGGCCGGTTTCGTCTCCGGCTATCGCGGCTCCCCCATCGGCGGCCTTGACCAGAATCTCTGGCGCGCCCGGAAATGGCTGGAGTCCTCCAACATCGTCTTCCAGCCGGGCCTCAACGAGGAGCTTGCCGCGACCGCCGTCTGGGGCTCGCAGCAGGCCGAGATTCGCGGCGACGGCAAGTATGACGGCGTGTTCGGCCTCTGGTACGGCAAGGGGCCCGGCGTCGACCGCTCCGGCGACGTGTTCCGCCACGCCAACATGGCCGGCTCCTCGAGGCACGGCGGCGTGCTGGCGCTGATGGGCGATGACCACACGGCGGAATCCTCCACCGTCGCGCATCAATCCGAATTCCACTTCGTCGACGTGATGATCCCGATCCTGAATCCGGCGGGCGTTCAGGAGATCCTCGATTACGGCCTCTACGGCTACGCCATGAGCCGCTTCTGCGGCACCTGGGTCGCCTTCAAATGCGTGAAGGACAACATCGAATCGACCGCCTCCGTCGATGCGTCCCTCGACCGGGTGAAGATCGTCATCCCCGACGACTTCACCATGCCGCCGGGCGGGCTGAACATCCGCAACCGCGACGGCGTGCTCGACCAGGAGGCGCGGCTTCAGGATTTCAAGCGCGACGCCATGCTGGCTTTCGTGCGCGCCAACAACCTCAACCGCATCGTTCTCTCCGGCGGCCGCAACGCGAAGATCGGCATCATCACCGTCGGCAAGTCCTATCTCGACGTGCGCCAGGCTCTCGACGAGCTCGGCCTCGACGAGGTCAAGGCGAACGACATGGGGCTCCGCCTCTACAAGGTCGCCTGCCCGTGGCCACTCTCGCAACGCGAGCTCGTCGATTTCGCGCGCGGCCTCGACAAGGTCATCGTGGTCGAGGAGAAGCGCTCCCTCATCGAGGTGCAGCTGCGCGAGGAGCTTTACGGCACCGCCAACCAGCCGCTCTGCATCGGCAAGAAGGACGAGGAGGGCCGCTGGCTCTTCCCGGTGAAGGGCGCGCTCGATCCCAACGACATCGCCATCGTCATCGGCGAGCGGCTGCTCGCCTATCACAACAACGACGACCTGCGCGGCCGCGTGGCGCGGCTTCGCCATGCGCAGGAGGTGCTCGTCGCCACCAGCGACGTGGCGACCCGCACGCCGCATTTCTGCTCCGGCTGCCCGCACAATTCCTCGACCAAGGTGCCGGACGGCATGCGCGCCTATGCGGGCATCGGCTGCCATTACATGGTGCAGTGGATGGATCGCTCCACCGAAGGCTTCACGCAGATGGGCGGCGAGGGCGCGAACTGGATCGGCGAGGCGCCGTTCTCGAAGCGCGGCCACGTGTTCCAGAATCTTGGCGACGGCACCTACAACCATTCCGGCGTTCTGGCCCTGCGCTGGTCGATCCACACCAAGACCAACGTCACATATAAAATCCTGTTCAACGACGCGGTCGCCATGACCGGCGGGCAGCCGCATGAGGGCAAGCTCACCGTCGACATGATCGCCCGACAGGTGCGCGAGGAGGGCGTCGAGCGCATCGCGCTGGTCACCGACGAGCCGGACAAATATCCCAAAGAGATGCGCTGGCCGTCCGGCATGACGATCCATCACCGCAGCGAGCTCGATTCCGTGCAGCGCCGGCTGTCGGAAGTCTCCGGCGTGACGGTGATGATCTACGATCAGACCTGCGCCTCGGAAAAACGCCGCCGCCGCAAGCGCGGCGAGTTCCCGGATCCGGACAAGCGCGTCATCATCAACGACCTCGTCTGCGAGGCCTGCGGCGATTGCTCCGTGCAGTCGAACTGCGTCGCCGTGCAGCCGGTCGAGACCGAGTTCGGCCGCAAGCGCCAGATCGACCAGTCGAACTGCAATAAGGACTTTTCCTGCGTGAACGGCTTCTGCCCGTCCTTTGTGACGGTGCACGGCGCCGAGATCAGGAAGGCGGTCCCCGAGACCGCCTCGACGGACGGCGCGGCGTTCAAGCCGCTGCCCGATCCGGCGATCCCCTCCATCGACCGCACGTTCAATGTGATCGTCACGGGTGTGGGCGGCACGGGCGTCGTGACGATCGGCGCGATCCTCGGCATGGCGGCCCATCTCGAAGGCAAGGGGCTGGGCATGATCGATATGGCCGGCCTCGCCCAGAAGGGCGGCGCGGTCTACAGCCATGTGCGGCTCGCCAACAACCAGGACGACATCCATGCCATCCGCGTGAGCGCGGAATCGGCGCATCTCGTGCTCGGCTGCGATCTCGTGGTCACCGGCACCAAGAAGGTGCTGGCCTCCGTGAAGGAGGGACAGACCGCGCTCGTGGTGAACACGGCGGAGGTGATGCCGGGCGAGTTCACCCGCAACGCCGATTTTTCCCTGCCGACCGAGCGCCTGAAGCGCGCAATCAAATCGGCCGCGGGTGCGGATGGCGTGTCCTTCGTCGACGCGACGGCGGTTGCGACTGCGCTTCTCGGCAATGCGATCGCCGCCAACATGTTCATGCTGGGCTATGCCTACCAGACCGGCCGCGTTCCGCTCTCCGGTGAAGCCATCGAGAAGGCGATCGCGCTCAACGGTGAAGCCGTGAAGATGAATCTTTCCGCCTTCACCTGGGGCCGCCGCGCGGCTGCGGAACCCGAGCTGATCGCCGCCATGATGAGCGAACTGAAGGCGCCGACGGAATCGCGCAAGCTCTCCGAGACGCTGGATGAAGTGATCGAGCGCCGCGTCGCGTTCCTGTCGGATTATCAGAACGCGCGTTACGGTCGGCGCTACGGCAATCTCGTCGGGCGCGTGCGTGAAGCGGAAGAGAAGGCGGTGCCGGGTTCGACCGCGCTCACCGACGCGGTGGCACGCTCGCTGTTCAAGCTCATGGCCTACAAGGACGAGTACGAGGTGGCGCGTCTCTACACGAACGGCCATTTCGAGAAACAGGTGGCATCCGCCTTCGAGGGCGACAACCTGCGTTACGAGTTTCACATGGCGCCGCCGATCCTCGCCACGAAGGACCCGGTCACGGGCCTGCCGCGCAAGATGAGCTTCGGGCCGTGGATGCTCAAAGCCATGGGCGTGCTGGCGAAGTTCAGGCGGCTTCGCGGCACGCCTCTCGACGTCTTCGGCTACAATCACGAGCGCCGCACCGAGCGCCAGCTCGTTCGCGAGTTCGAGGGGCTGATCGCGGAGATCGTGGCGAAGCTCGATGCCGGCAATCATGCTGCCGCTGTCGGGCTCGCGGGCATCCCGCAGAAGATCCGCGGCTTCGGTCACGTCAAGGAGCGTAACTTGAAAGCGGCGAAGGCGGAGGAGGCGGACCTGCTGGCCAAGTTCCGCGCCGATCCGCAGCCGCTGCCGATTGCGGCGGAGTAA
- a CDS encoding DUF1007 family protein — protein sequence MKRRLGLKSSLAAVGMGLASPALAHPHVWVTAKAEVVFAPDGKVTGVRHHWTFDEAYTAYVTQGLDTNNDGKLSPEELQDLATENAASLNEFDYFTVLKARGKPQAFDPPREARMSMEKTQVSMSFFLPLKAPAVPSGAVSIEIEDPTFFVYFSLSEGQAPISLADAPQGCVTSIAKAKPLDATMQQILQDEGAIQTQDIGIEYSNRAIIACP from the coding sequence ATGAAACGCCGTCTCGGTCTGAAATCCTCCCTGGCCGCCGTAGGCATGGGACTGGCCTCGCCGGCGCTCGCGCATCCCCATGTCTGGGTCACCGCCAAGGCGGAGGTCGTCTTCGCGCCCGACGGGAAGGTGACCGGCGTGCGCCACCACTGGACCTTCGACGAGGCCTATACGGCTTACGTTACGCAAGGGCTCGACACGAACAACGACGGCAAGCTCTCCCCGGAAGAGCTCCAGGACCTCGCCACCGAGAATGCCGCCTCCCTGAACGAGTTCGATTATTTCACGGTGCTCAAAGCCCGCGGCAAGCCGCAGGCCTTCGATCCGCCGCGTGAGGCTCGGATGAGCATGGAGAAGACCCAAGTTTCCATGTCCTTCTTCCTGCCGCTGAAAGCGCCGGCGGTGCCCTCGGGGGCCGTCTCCATCGAGATCGAGGATCCGACCTTCTTCGTCTATTTCAGCCTCTCGGAGGGCCAGGCGCCCATCTCACTCGCCGATGCGCCGCAGGGCTGCGTGACCAGCATCGCCAAGGCCAAGCCGCTCGATGCCACCATGCAGCAGATCCTGCAGGACGAAGGCGCGATCCAGACGCAGGATATCGGCATCGAATATTCCAACAGGGCCATCATCGCATGTCCCTGA
- a CDS encoding nickel/cobalt transporter produces the protein MSLISDAPALPNPARAPLWRRLGIMLAAVAIIALAMGLIGLWLGPVSKPPPRNPFGMGLREATPSGSLGAWILSVQSGFYGNLQAGVREMKQNGSALYSLLLVGFAYGIFHAAGPGHGKGVISAYLVADEKALRKGFALSLAAALVQALVAIAIVSVVSILLRATASTMNKLAMNVELASFLAVALLGAVIAWRKAGKFLGVLALSRNPLALVQDDCDHVHMPPPEELGRLTRFRDMAGVAIAAGIRPCAGALIVLVFALSQGVFAAGIAAAFAMALGTALTTGAIAALAVFFKAAALRIAGGRGASGAIAIAGLELLAAAFVLVLGASLLYGLWAVG, from the coding sequence ATGTCCCTGATATCCGACGCCCCTGCCCTTCCGAACCCCGCTCGCGCACCGCTGTGGCGGCGGCTCGGAATCATGCTGGCGGCCGTCGCCATCATCGCCCTGGCGATGGGGCTGATCGGCCTCTGGCTCGGACCGGTGAGCAAGCCGCCGCCGCGCAACCCGTTCGGCATGGGCCTGCGCGAGGCGACGCCGTCGGGAAGCCTCGGCGCCTGGATCCTGTCGGTGCAATCCGGCTTCTACGGCAACCTGCAGGCGGGCGTGCGGGAGATGAAGCAGAACGGCTCGGCGCTGTACTCCCTCCTTCTTGTCGGCTTCGCCTATGGGATCTTCCATGCCGCCGGCCCCGGGCACGGCAAGGGCGTGATCTCGGCCTATCTCGTGGCCGACGAGAAGGCCCTGCGCAAGGGCTTCGCCTTGAGCCTCGCGGCCGCCCTCGTGCAGGCCCTGGTCGCCATCGCCATCGTGTCCGTCGTAAGCATCCTGCTGCGCGCCACCGCCTCCACCATGAACAAGCTCGCGATGAACGTGGAGTTGGCGAGCTTTCTCGCCGTCGCCCTGCTCGGCGCGGTCATCGCCTGGCGCAAGGCGGGCAAGTTTTTGGGCGTGCTGGCCTTGAGCCGCAACCCGCTCGCCCTGGTTCAGGACGATTGCGACCACGTCCACATGCCGCCGCCCGAGGAACTCGGCCGCCTGACGCGCTTTCGCGACATGGCGGGCGTGGCGATCGCCGCCGGGATCCGCCCCTGCGCGGGGGCCCTCATCGTCCTGGTCTTCGCCCTGTCGCAAGGCGTCTTCGCGGCGGGCATCGCCGCCGCCTTCGCCATGGCGCTCGGCACGGCGCTCACCACCGGCGCCATCGCCGCGCTCGCGGTCTTCTTCAAGGCAGCGGCTTTGAGAATCGCCGGCGGACGCGGAGCCTCGGGCGCCATCGCCATCGCGGGGCTCGAGCTTCTGGCGGCCGCCTTCGTGCTCGTCCTGGGAGCAAGCCTCCTCTACGGCCTCTGGGCGGTTGGCTAG
- a CDS encoding gamma-glutamyltransferase family protein, with translation MPETPVFSTAAVAAPHRLAAETGQTILAAGGNAVEAMVAMAATIAVVYPHMNGLGGDGFWLVREPRGRIHALDASGPAGSLGTIRRYRDKHYDAIPPRGPDAALTVAGAVSGWGLALELARALGGQMPLDLLLGDAIRFAREGHAVAAAEGRNPLLEEAALFAAPGFAEAFLVEGKLPEAGTQRKSLKLADTLDRLAHAGLADFYRGDVGREIAADLERIESPVTRKDLERYRARVVQPLSVRLGHSTVYNLPPPSQGLASLLILGMFERLNVKHGETPEHHHGLIEAVKRAFAIRDRVVTDPRELTHNPADFLTPAALEREASMIESRRAAPYPPRSAEGDTVWMGCIDRDGLAVSYIQSVYWAFGSGCVLPATGVHWHNRGLGFSLDPKSLRALEPGRKPFNTLNPGLAVFNDGRVLSYGTMGGDGQPQTLGQIFTRYADFGMSLADAVDAPRWRFDKAWGASSATLKVEDRFDPGLLRALSGFGHPIQELGKPYADALGHAGMLVKHPRNGRVEAVHDPRSDGGSLGL, from the coding sequence ATGCCCGAAACCCCCGTCTTCTCGACCGCCGCCGTCGCGGCTCCTCATCGGCTCGCAGCCGAGACCGGCCAGACGATCCTGGCTGCCGGCGGCAATGCGGTCGAGGCCATGGTCGCCATGGCGGCGACGATTGCCGTGGTCTATCCGCACATGAACGGGCTCGGCGGAGACGGCTTCTGGCTCGTACGCGAACCGAGAGGCCGTATCCATGCCCTCGACGCCTCGGGGCCGGCCGGCTCGCTCGGCACCATCCGGCGCTACCGGGACAAGCACTACGACGCCATCCCGCCGCGCGGGCCCGATGCTGCGCTCACTGTCGCAGGGGCCGTGAGCGGATGGGGGCTGGCGCTGGAGCTCGCCCGGGCGCTCGGCGGGCAGATGCCCCTCGATCTCCTGCTCGGCGATGCCATCCGCTTTGCCCGCGAAGGCCATGCCGTCGCTGCGGCGGAGGGGCGAAATCCGCTTCTGGAGGAGGCCGCCCTGTTTGCCGCTCCCGGCTTTGCCGAGGCCTTCCTCGTCGAGGGCAAGCTCCCGGAGGCCGGCACGCAGCGAAAGAGCCTCAAGCTCGCCGATACCCTCGACCGGCTCGCCCATGCGGGCCTGGCCGATTTCTACCGGGGCGATGTGGGACGCGAGATCGCCGCGGATCTGGAGAGGATCGAGAGCCCCGTCACCCGCAAGGACCTGGAACGTTACCGCGCCCGGGTGGTGCAGCCCCTGTCGGTCCGGCTGGGGCATTCGACCGTCTACAACCTGCCGCCGCCGAGCCAGGGGCTGGCCTCGCTCCTGATCCTCGGGATGTTCGAACGGCTGAACGTGAAGCATGGTGAGACGCCGGAGCACCACCACGGACTGATCGAGGCCGTCAAGCGCGCCTTCGCCATCCGCGACCGGGTGGTGACCGATCCTAGGGAACTCACCCACAACCCGGCCGACTTCCTCACCCCCGCCGCGCTGGAACGGGAGGCGTCCATGATCGAGAGCCGCCGCGCCGCGCCTTACCCGCCACGTTCGGCCGAGGGCGATACGGTCTGGATGGGCTGCATCGACAGGGACGGGCTGGCGGTGTCCTACATCCAGTCCGTCTACTGGGCCTTCGGCTCCGGCTGCGTGCTGCCGGCAACGGGCGTCCATTGGCACAACCGGGGCCTCGGTTTCTCCCTCGACCCCAAGAGTCTCAGAGCCCTGGAGCCGGGCCGCAAGCCCTTTAACACCCTCAATCCGGGCCTTGCCGTCTTCAATGACGGGCGCGTGCTCTCCTACGGAACCATGGGCGGCGACGGGCAGCCGCAGACCCTGGGCCAGATTTTTACCCGCTATGCCGATTTCGGCATGAGCCTCGCCGATGCGGTGGACGCGCCGCGCTGGCGCTTCGACAAAGCATGGGGTGCGTCCTCCGCAACCCTGAAGGTGGAGGATCGCTTCGATCCAGGCCTGCTGCGAGCCTTGTCCGGCTTCGGCCATCCTATCCAAGAACTGGGCAAGCCCTATGCCGATGCGCTCGGCCATGCGGGTATGCTGGTGAAGCACCCGCGCAACGGGCGCGTCGAGGCCGTGCACGATCCGCGTTCGGATGGCGGATCGCTCGGCCTCTAG